The following coding sequences are from one Luteimonas sp. S4-F44 window:
- a CDS encoding Nudix family hydrolase, with amino-acid sequence MSERVVEVVAGVITDKRGRILLSRRTPGRDMPGLWEFPGGKCEPGETPEAALARELDEELGIQVVVGAPLMVVPQRYPTKRLRLDVRHVAQWHGSPKGREGQALTWVAPDKLGRYSMPPADLPVVAALQAPDRYLVTPPPGDDDAAWLRSLDDALRNGIRRVQLRLPGIASDRQTSLLTEAATRCRRRGAELLFNGPPTLAQAAAVGLHLKAAALRDHATRPIAPGLPLAASCHDADDLAHAARLACDFVVLGPVSETASHPGQSGIGWPAFASLREHSALPIYAIGGMTPADIETARRHGAQGIAAIRSLWPGAA; translated from the coding sequence ATGAGCGAGCGCGTCGTCGAAGTCGTCGCCGGGGTCATCACCGACAAGCGCGGCCGCATCCTGTTGTCCCGGCGCACGCCGGGCCGCGACATGCCGGGCTTGTGGGAGTTTCCCGGCGGCAAATGCGAACCGGGCGAGACCCCGGAAGCGGCGCTGGCGCGCGAACTCGACGAAGAGCTCGGCATCCAGGTCGTTGTCGGCGCGCCGCTGATGGTGGTGCCCCAGCGCTACCCCACTAAACGCCTGCGGCTCGACGTCCGCCATGTCGCCCAATGGCACGGCAGCCCCAAGGGCCGCGAAGGCCAGGCCTTGACCTGGGTCGCGCCGGACAAGCTCGGTCGCTACTCGATGCCGCCCGCCGACCTGCCCGTCGTGGCCGCCCTGCAGGCGCCCGATCGCTACCTCGTCACCCCACCGCCCGGCGACGATGATGCCGCCTGGCTGCGCAGCCTCGACGACGCTCTGCGCAATGGCATCCGCCGTGTGCAACTGCGCCTGCCCGGCATCGCTTCGGACCGGCAGACGAGCCTGCTCACCGAGGCCGCCACACGCTGCCGCCGGCGCGGCGCCGAACTGCTGTTCAACGGCCCGCCGACGCTGGCCCAGGCCGCAGCCGTCGGCCTGCATCTCAAGGCCGCCGCGTTGCGCGACCACGCCACGCGCCCGATTGCCCCTGGCCTGCCGCTCGCCGCCTCCTGCCACGATGCCGACGACCTCGCCCACGCCGCCCGCTTGGCCTGCGACTTCGTCGTGCTGGGCCCGGTCTCCGAGACCGCCAGCCACCCCGGCCAGTCCGGCATCGGTTGGCCGGCCTTCGCCAGCCTGCGCGAACACAGCGCCCTGCCGATCTACGCCATCGGCGGCATGACTCCCGCCGATATCGAAACCGCCCGCCGCCACGGCGCCCAAGGCATCGCCGCCATCCGCAGCCTCTGGCCTGGCGCTGCGTAG
- a CDS encoding M23 family metallopeptidase gives MAIVIAAAGMCAAGAMNSAEIARLQGVAAAHERSLDETRREAQREVNALAARLSELQAQANRLNALGDRLARGAGMEDGEFDFDRTVGVGGPEPAQDMPAGKLLGGLDALEGDLTHSGQQLSVLEALLLDRKLQRDALPSRSPVHRSFMTSSYGYRADPFGRGGQFHKGIDFDARTGDPVMTVADGVVSYSGVRRGYGNVVEVDHGNGYVTRYAHNSRNVVKVGDLVRIGDEIAKAGSTGRSTGAHVHFEVWENGQVQNPRKFLGAMGVSRQ, from the coding sequence ATGGCGATCGTGATTGCCGCGGCCGGTATGTGCGCCGCCGGAGCGATGAATTCGGCCGAGATCGCCCGCCTGCAAGGCGTGGCCGCCGCGCACGAGCGCAGCCTGGACGAGACCCGCCGCGAGGCACAGCGCGAGGTCAACGCGCTCGCCGCCCGGCTCAGCGAACTGCAGGCCCAGGCCAACCGCCTCAACGCACTCGGCGACCGGCTCGCACGCGGTGCGGGGATGGAGGACGGGGAGTTCGACTTCGACCGGACCGTGGGCGTCGGCGGTCCCGAGCCGGCCCAGGACATGCCGGCCGGCAAGCTGCTCGGCGGCCTCGATGCGCTCGAGGGCGACCTGACCCATTCCGGCCAGCAGCTTTCGGTGCTTGAGGCGCTGCTGCTCGACCGCAAGCTCCAGCGCGACGCGCTGCCGTCGCGCTCGCCGGTGCACCGCAGCTTCATGACCTCGTCCTATGGCTACCGGGCCGACCCCTTCGGCCGTGGTGGCCAGTTCCACAAGGGCATCGACTTCGATGCGCGCACTGGCGATCCGGTGATGACCGTCGCCGATGGCGTGGTCAGCTACTCGGGCGTGCGCCGCGGCTACGGCAACGTCGTCGAGGTCGACCACGGCAATGGCTACGTCACCCGCTACGCGCACAACTCGCGCAACGTGGTGAAAGTCGGCGATCTGGTCCGCATCGGCGACGAGATCGCCAAGGCTGGTTCCACCGGCCGTTCCACCGGCGCTCATGTGCATTTCGAGGTCTGGGAGAACGGGCAGGTGCAGAACCCGCGCAAGTTCCTCGGCGCCATGGGCGTGAGCCGCCAATAA
- the coaE gene encoding dephospho-CoA kinase (Dephospho-CoA kinase (CoaE) performs the final step in coenzyme A biosynthesis.) yields the protein MVALVIGLTGGIASGKSAATAAFEARGIVVADADLAAHAAVALGSEGLAEVVAAFGTDALAADGNLDRAAMRRRIFADSDARKRLEAILHPRIRLALQSACEAATGPYAIAAIPLLAEGGRAHYPWLDRVLVIDVPVAAQLARLLRRDGIDKTLAQEMIAAQATRDARLAIADDVIVNDGSLADLDARIGELDIRYRALAAARAGSTQ from the coding sequence ATGGTCGCGCTGGTCATCGGTCTCACCGGCGGCATCGCCTCGGGCAAGTCCGCGGCCACGGCGGCGTTCGAGGCGCGCGGCATCGTCGTCGCCGATGCCGACCTCGCCGCGCACGCGGCGGTCGCCCTCGGCAGCGAGGGCCTGGCCGAAGTGGTCGCGGCCTTCGGCACCGACGCGCTGGCCGCCGACGGCAACCTCGATCGCGCCGCGATGCGGCGACGGATCTTCGCGGATTCCGACGCCCGTAAGCGCCTGGAAGCGATCCTCCATCCGCGCATCCGGCTCGCTCTGCAGAGTGCTTGCGAGGCGGCCACGGGTCCGTACGCGATCGCGGCGATCCCGTTACTGGCTGAAGGCGGACGCGCCCACTACCCGTGGCTCGATCGCGTGCTGGTGATCGACGTGCCGGTGGCGGCCCAACTGGCCCGCCTGCTCCGCCGCGACGGCATCGACAAGACCCTGGCCCAGGAAATGATCGCCGCCCAGGCGACCCGCGACGCTCGCCTGGCGATCGCCGACGACGTCATCGTCAACGACGGCAGCCTGGCAGACCTGGACGCCCGCATCGGCGAGCTCGACATCCGCTACCGCGCGCTCGCCGCGGCGCGTGCGGGGAGCACGCAGTAG
- the secA gene encoding preprotein translocase subunit SecA → MLNRLLTSVFGSRNDRFVKQLEKVVVKINALEPEMEALSDDALQAKTPEFKQRIANGETLDKLLPEAFAVCREASKRVLGMRPYDVQLIGGMVLHMGKIAEMRTGEGKTLVGTLPTYLNALEGKGVHVVTVNDYLARRDAAQMGKLYNWLGLSVGVIWPGMPHGEAKREAYRADITYGTNNEFGFDYLRDNMALSKADRYQRTLNYAIIDEVDSILIDEARTPLIISGPADDSPELYIKVNRIVPSLVRQETEDGEGDFWVDEKAKQVHLSEEGQEHAEALLRGAGILGEDESLYAPQNIHVVHHLNAGLRAHAIYQRDDHYIVRDGEVIIVDEFTGRTLPGRRWSDGLHQAVEAKEGVPVQRENQTLASITFQNLFRMYGKLSGMTGTADTEAFEFESIYGLEVVVIPTHRPMIRKDAPDAVFLNRAGKYRAVAREIQAAHERGQPVLVGTTSIEVSELLSDHLRKEGIAHEVLNAKQHEREAQIVAQAGRPGAVTIATNMAGRGTDIVLGGSLETELALLEAESGVPVDDATKARLRADWQQRHDAVVAAGGLHIIGTERHESRRIDNQLRGRSGRQGDPGSSRFYLSLEDNLMRIFAADWVQKVMARMGLQEDDIIESPLVTRQIANAQRKVEAHNFDIRKNLLDFDDVNNDQRKVIYGQRDELLDAESVKENVDGIRADVVAGIVGRYVPPQSIDEQWDLPGLEAEIEREFGLRLELVSLAKARNELDSEQIAEHVQQSVDALFADKEAQLGDETMRMLEKHIMLNVLDQGWKEHLARMDYLRQGIHLRGYAQKQPKQEYKREAFELFSEMLDKVKHEVVTMLARVRVRSEDEIAALEAEERRQVEAKLNQAQFQHADVGGYGADEEADDVRAAQAEAAGPQAQIVRDGAKVGRNDPCPCGSGKKYKHCHGQLS, encoded by the coding sequence ATGCTCAATCGCTTGCTCACCAGTGTCTTCGGCAGTCGCAACGACCGCTTCGTCAAACAGCTCGAGAAGGTCGTCGTCAAGATCAATGCGCTCGAGCCGGAAATGGAGGCGCTGTCCGACGATGCCCTGCAGGCCAAGACCCCGGAGTTCAAGCAGCGCATCGCCAACGGCGAGACGCTCGACAAGCTGCTGCCCGAGGCCTTCGCGGTCTGCCGCGAGGCCAGCAAGCGCGTGCTGGGCATGCGTCCCTACGACGTCCAGCTGATCGGCGGCATGGTCCTGCACATGGGCAAGATCGCCGAGATGCGCACCGGCGAAGGCAAGACCCTGGTCGGGACGCTGCCGACTTACCTCAATGCACTCGAGGGCAAGGGCGTCCACGTCGTCACCGTCAACGACTACCTGGCCCGCCGCGACGCGGCGCAGATGGGCAAGCTCTACAACTGGCTGGGCCTGTCGGTCGGCGTCATCTGGCCAGGCATGCCGCACGGCGAGGCCAAGCGCGAGGCCTACCGCGCCGACATCACCTACGGCACCAATAATGAGTTCGGCTTCGACTACCTGCGCGACAACATGGCGCTATCGAAGGCCGACCGGTACCAGCGCACGCTCAACTACGCGATCATCGACGAAGTCGACTCGATCCTGATCGACGAGGCGCGCACGCCACTGATCATCTCCGGCCCCGCCGACGATTCCCCCGAGCTCTACATCAAGGTCAACCGGATCGTCCCGTCGCTGGTCCGCCAGGAGACCGAGGACGGCGAGGGCGATTTCTGGGTCGACGAGAAGGCCAAGCAGGTCCACCTGTCGGAAGAAGGCCAAGAGCACGCCGAGGCGCTGCTGCGCGGCGCCGGCATTCTCGGTGAGGACGAAAGCCTCTACGCGCCGCAGAACATCCACGTCGTGCACCACCTCAATGCGGGCCTGCGTGCGCACGCGATCTATCAGCGCGACGATCACTACATCGTCCGCGACGGCGAAGTCATCATCGTCGATGAGTTCACCGGCCGTACGCTGCCGGGCCGTCGCTGGTCCGATGGCCTGCATCAGGCGGTCGAGGCGAAGGAAGGCGTGCCGGTCCAGCGCGAGAACCAGACGCTGGCCAGCATCACCTTCCAGAACCTGTTCCGCATGTACGGCAAGCTTTCGGGCATGACCGGTACGGCCGATACCGAGGCCTTCGAGTTCGAGAGCATCTATGGTCTGGAGGTCGTGGTGATCCCGACCCACCGGCCGATGATCCGCAAGGACGCGCCGGATGCGGTGTTCCTCAACCGCGCCGGCAAGTACCGCGCTGTCGCGCGCGAGATCCAGGCCGCGCACGAACGTGGTCAGCCGGTGCTGGTCGGCACGACCTCGATCGAGGTCTCCGAACTGCTCAGCGACCACCTGCGCAAGGAAGGCATCGCGCACGAGGTGCTCAATGCCAAGCAGCACGAGCGCGAAGCGCAGATCGTCGCCCAGGCCGGTCGCCCGGGCGCGGTGACCATCGCCACCAACATGGCCGGTCGCGGCACCGACATCGTGCTCGGCGGCTCGCTTGAGACCGAGCTCGCGCTGCTCGAGGCCGAGTCCGGCGTGCCGGTCGATGACGCCACCAAGGCGCGCCTGCGCGCGGACTGGCAGCAGCGCCACGACGCGGTGGTCGCCGCCGGTGGTCTGCACATCATCGGCACCGAGCGCCACGAATCGCGGCGTATCGACAACCAGCTGCGCGGCCGCTCCGGCCGCCAGGGCGATCCGGGCTCTTCGCGCTTCTACCTGTCGCTCGAAGACAACCTGATGCGCATCTTTGCCGCCGACTGGGTGCAGAAGGTCATGGCGCGGATGGGCCTGCAGGAAGACGACATCATCGAAAGCCCGCTGGTGACCCGCCAGATCGCCAATGCGCAGCGCAAGGTCGAGGCCCACAACTTCGACATCCGCAAGAACCTCCTCGACTTCGACGACGTCAACAACGACCAGCGCAAGGTCATCTACGGCCAGCGCGATGAACTGCTCGACGCCGAGAGCGTCAAGGAGAACGTCGACGGTATCCGCGCCGATGTCGTCGCCGGCATCGTCGGCCGCTACGTACCGCCGCAGTCGATCGACGAGCAGTGGGACCTGCCGGGCCTGGAGGCCGAGATCGAACGCGAGTTCGGCCTGCGCCTGGAGCTGGTGTCGCTGGCAAAGGCGCGCAACGAGCTCGATTCCGAGCAGATCGCCGAGCACGTGCAGCAGTCGGTCGATGCGCTCTTCGCCGACAAGGAAGCGCAGCTGGGCGACGAGACCATGCGCATGCTCGAAAAGCACATCATGCTCAACGTGCTCGACCAGGGCTGGAAGGAGCACCTGGCGCGCATGGACTACCTGCGCCAGGGCATCCACCTACGCGGCTACGCGCAGAAGCAGCCCAAGCAGGAATACAAGCGCGAAGCGTTCGAGCTGTTCTCCGAGATGCTCGACAAGGTCAAGCACGAGGTCGTGACGATGCTCGCGCGCGTGCGTGTGCGCAGCGAGGACGAGATCGCCGCGCTCGAGGCCGAGGAACGCCGCCAGGTCGAGGCCAAGCTCAACCAGGCCCAGTTCCAGCACGCCGACGTCGGCGGCTACGGCGCCGACGAGGAAGCTGACGACGTGCGTGCCGCCCAGGCCGAGGCGGCCGGGCCGCAGGCGCAGATCGTCCGCGATGGCGCCAAGGTCGGCCGCAACGATCCCTGTCCCTGCGGCAGCGGCAAGAAGTACAAGCACTGTCACGGTCAGCTGAGCTGA
- the lpxC gene encoding UDP-3-O-acyl-N-acetylglucosamine deacetylase → MPRQRTIKNVIRATGVGLHSGEKVFLTLRPAAPDTGIVFRRVDLDPVVDIPAEGGLVTETTLCTGLSLGTAHVQTVEHLMSALAGLGVDNLYVELSAAEVPIMDGSSGPFVFLLQSAGVVEQAAPKRFIRILSPIEVREGDKIARFEPYDGFRLDFTIAFDHPAIPLAQSRAEVEFSTEAYIREVSRARTFGFMRDLEYMRERNLGLGGSMDNAIVLDEFRVLNDDGLRYANEFVRHKILDAVGDLYLAGHPILGLFKGYKSGHALNNKLVRALLETRSAWETVSFALDDAAPLAYGAPVAA, encoded by the coding sequence ATGCCCCGCCAACGCACTATCAAGAACGTGATCCGCGCAACGGGCGTCGGCCTGCACAGCGGCGAGAAAGTGTTCCTGACCCTGCGCCCGGCTGCCCCCGATACCGGCATCGTCTTCCGGCGCGTCGATCTCGATCCCGTGGTCGACATCCCCGCCGAGGGCGGGCTCGTCACCGAGACCACGCTGTGTACCGGGCTGAGCCTGGGGACGGCCCACGTGCAGACCGTCGAACACCTGATGTCCGCACTCGCCGGGCTCGGCGTGGACAATCTGTACGTCGAGTTGTCGGCGGCCGAGGTGCCGATCATGGACGGCTCGTCGGGTCCGTTCGTGTTCCTGCTGCAGTCGGCAGGCGTGGTCGAGCAGGCCGCGCCCAAGCGCTTCATCCGGATCCTGTCGCCGATCGAAGTGCGCGAGGGCGACAAGATCGCGCGGTTCGAGCCCTACGACGGCTTCCGTCTCGACTTCACCATCGCCTTCGACCATCCGGCCATTCCGCTGGCGCAGTCGCGTGCCGAGGTCGAGTTCTCGACCGAGGCCTACATCCGCGAGGTCAGCCGCGCCCGCACCTTCGGATTCATGCGCGACCTGGAGTACATGCGCGAGCGCAACCTGGGGCTTGGCGGCTCGATGGACAACGCCATCGTGCTCGACGAGTTCCGCGTGCTCAATGACGATGGCCTGCGCTACGCCAACGAATTCGTGCGCCACAAGATCCTCGACGCGGTCGGCGACCTCTACCTGGCCGGCCATCCGATCCTGGGCCTGTTCAAGGGGTACAAGTCCGGGCACGCGCTGAACAACAAACTCGTGCGCGCGCTGCTTGAGACCCGCTCGGCCTGGGAGACCGTCAGCTTCGCGCTGGACGATGCGGCTCCGCTCGCCTACGGCGCTCCGGTCGCTGCCTGA
- a CDS encoding DUF721 domain-containing protein produces MRALRATCAAMPRISFNKVLTVMVPMSDFRSRSKPSRIGVPTAALDAALDGTSADPIRRAMWLDALDRRLVPLLPPALAPHARLANVDRRRLVFLVDSPIWHARLRLSADTLLDAARSIGLDVDDIVVRTSTQPLRPAPPDARGALATPPSAVARDTLRSVLASLRPPDGGKDDGV; encoded by the coding sequence ATGCGGGCCCTGCGGGCCACCTGTGCGGCGATGCCGCGCATATCATTCAACAAGGTTTTGACGGTCATGGTGCCAATGTCTGATTTCCGGTCCAGATCCAAGCCATCCCGCATCGGAGTTCCGACCGCCGCGCTGGACGCGGCCCTGGATGGCACGTCGGCCGATCCGATCCGCCGGGCCATGTGGCTCGACGCGCTGGATCGCCGCCTCGTTCCCCTGCTGCCCCCGGCACTGGCGCCGCACGCGCGGCTGGCCAATGTCGATCGCCGCAGGCTGGTGTTCCTCGTCGATTCGCCCATCTGGCACGCCAGGCTGCGCCTGTCGGCCGATACGCTGCTCGACGCTGCCCGCTCCATCGGACTGGATGTCGACGACATCGTCGTCAGGACGTCGACCCAACCCCTGCGACCCGCCCCCCCGGACGCCCGCGGTGCGCTGGCCACCCCCCCCTCGGCAGTCGCACGCGACACGCTGCGGTCGGTTCTGGCCTCGCTCCGACCGCCGGACGGCGGCAAGGACGATGGGGTGTGA